The segment ATGCATTCAACAGTTctgacagaaaaaaaaaaaaagaaaaaaaaaacatcataGACAACAGACCAAAAACATCCATGACTGGTACCATATTACGATGATCTCAACCCCAAATGAACTTTCAGTACATCAGGTCCGATTGCCTACCCACATCAAATCATGGAATGaatgaaacaaacaaacaaaaaaagctTCAGAGAAGTTCATACAATTGCGATAGCAGATCTCAAGGGAGTTCAGACATTTGACAGACAGCAGGCATGTTATTCCATGCACAAGAATCGAGACCCCATGCTTGACTTGAAATAGATGTTCCTTCTGCCATATTCTTGTACTCATTACGCAAATCATCGCCAAGAAGGCTTGATATGGCATTGGTCAAGATGGCTTGGTCCTTATCGTAACCAGAACCCTGCTCTAGCCAATTTGAAGCAAGTAAAGTATCGGGGCGACTACTGTCCAACCGAATAGGAGCCTCTTTTTGTATCTCTGGGGTCAAAACACAGTCAGCTGGTTCGGATTTCAGATGGGACTCTGAAAAACAATCCAAAATTCAAGGACTCTTTATCATAAAATATCTGGAGAAAAcaaaatgaatttgatgatataAAAATAGTGGAAAACACATAAAGCAAGTTGATAATGTGTTTACACCAAGGTTTTTGGTTAAGAAATTGGCAGGCTTTTGAAAATTGTATCTCATTCTTAACTAGTTTATACATCACAGGGATCTACGGGATATATGTCAACATCAATACTTGATAACAAAAATCAACCTTTAACAAGATGGAAGATAGTTTTCAATTTTcaataatgcatgaaatgcatAAATCATGAGGAGATCAGAGAGGTGCTCACCTGTAACAGTTTCAGCAGGTGGCTGTTCATCCAATGAACTGCCACTTGCACTGATACACTCGCTGAAAAGAGAAGTTGCTGAATTACCCATTGGAGAAAGAGGTTCACCACACTTTTCCCATTCCGTCTCACAAATGTTGAAATTTGAACCTTCAGCTATATCACCGGGGGTAGATGAATTTGAACTTTTGTCAGATGCATGATTCTTTGCACTGCTTAGAGTTTTTGCCTCATGAAGTAAAGCATCCAGCAGGCCACTATTACGGGGAGAAAGACTATCGGACTCCAGTCCACTGGTTGGAGGTGGTGACTGGATAAAAGCATCAACAGACTCAAGTAAAGGTGGTGGGCAAGTTAATGTGCCCCAGTTACCTAATTCAGTTTCTGGATATTGGAGTGAAGGGAGCTCCAACTTCACAGCCTCCAAAGGGGGCTCTGAAGCAGAGAAATTGCCATTTGAAAGGGCATGGCTACCTGGGAATACACCAAAAGGCTGGGAGTTCTTTGTTGCAGGATCTGGTTCAATTGGAAAAGACAGCCCAAAGGATCCAGCAGCCTTGTCTGATATATCATCTTGAAACTGCATAAACAAAGGGCATTCGTTTTTAACAGCACCAGTGTAACCAGGAAAAAAGGCTGGTGACTCCCGAAGACGCTTCTGGCGATGGATCGTTGGTTGCATAAAACCACAATATTGAGAAGAACCTAGACCTTTCATCAGCATGCTGCTAGCGGATAAAACAGGAAGCTCAGGAACATAAGGAAGCACATTTTGATTGGCCTTTAAACTGTCAAATATGACATCAGGTATCTCATAGCTATTGTTCTGCAAGATATCATTAGGTCCTTTATCCAATCCATTAACCACACTGGTACTGTGGCTCTCCTGCAGTGCTTGCAAGCACACTTCAGGAGGATACAGAGGTAACCCAGCACGTTGGCGTCTCTTAATCCGGGTATTCCAGTAATTTTTTATCTCATTATCCGTACGACCAGGCAACTGCAGAGAAATAACAAGGcatagagaaatttatttcagACACTTAAAAGACAGGTACATAAAATCTTACAACTGAAGGTTTTATCATGCTTCACACAAACGCTTAGCATTTCCCAGGCTGGAATAACTATCATAGAATTCTGGAAGGCAAGTGGCAATTCTTTTGCATCTAGCCCAAAATttacattattgagaaaaatatgcCAATAATAGAGTTCATTATAGTGTTTTAAGGCATGgactaaattttgcattttagtTCAGACTTTAGCAATAAGATGGGATAAGAAAAGGGGATGGGCTAGAAGAGTGCATATGAGGAGCTGGATTTCTATAACCCTCAAAGAAGACAACTTTAACCAGGCCAAGAATGACACTGCTATAACATATGAGGGCACCTTAACTCTTGACAAACTTGACTCCTTGAACACTAAAAATTACTGTTTCAATTTGGATCTTCCTGAAACTGAGGATACCAAAATCAGAGGACTTAAACAATCCACAGTGAGAACATAAGTAAATCTTAGAATCTGGGCTGGTCATTGGTTATGAATAATGATAGAAACATGCAGCAAGGGGAGCTCAGATAGAATGAAAAACAGTTAAGTGCAATTATCAGGGTACTGCATAATGTTCCGTGTAACTTGCTCCAAATTTATTACAGAACGGAAGTGTTCGAAGATACTAATTAAGAAATTCTGTATATAGATTAGGCAGAGGTTGCAATTCTACAGATCTTAACACAAATATTAAGAATCCTATTTCTTCATGTAATTCTAAAATTTCTTTTATGTTCAATATATTTCTCCCATTCAACAGATCATGAGAATAACTAGATTCACAGTAAATGAATTGAACACTTACATGTGCTGCCATCCGAGCCCATTTATTTCCCATCTTTGCATGGAGTTCAATGATCAGCTGTTCTTCTTCTTGAGTAAATGCCCCTTTCTTCAAGTTCGGCCTCAGGTGATTAGCCCAACGTAAGCGGCAACTCTTTCCACAACGAAATAGTCCAGAGTGCTTCTGAACAGCATTCCAGTTGCCTTCACCATGCTTCTTCACATAGTCAATCAAAATCGCGTCTTCAGCTGATGTCCACGGTCCTTTCTTCAGAACAACTCCCCCAGCTCCACCTCCTCCACAGCTACCATCATCGATATATGGCGATTCTGTCTGATCCTTAGAGAGCATTCCATCTTCCCGCTCATGTTTTGTGTGACTCATCTCTTTGTAATCACACACAAAGCCTTAGCAACAGGGAtgaaccatccaaaacaca is part of the Gossypium arboreum isolate Shixiya-1 chromosome 5, ASM2569848v2, whole genome shotgun sequence genome and harbors:
- the LOC108489866 gene encoding transcription factor MYB33-like, producing the protein MSHTKHEREDGMLSKDQTESPYIDDGSCGGGGAGGVVLKKGPWTSAEDAILIDYVKKHGEGNWNAVQKHSGLFRCGKSCRLRWANHLRPNLKKGAFTQEEEQLIIELHAKMGNKWARMAAHLPGRTDNEIKNYWNTRIKRRQRAGLPLYPPEVCLQALQESHSTSVVNGLDKGPNDILQNNSYEIPDVIFDSLKANQNVLPYVPELPVLSASSMLMKGLGSSQYCGFMQPTIHRQKRLRESPAFFPGYTGAVKNECPLFMQFQDDISDKAAGSFGLSFPIEPDPATKNSQPFGVFPGSHALSNGNFSASEPPLEAVKLELPSLQYPETELGNWGTLTCPPPLLESVDAFIQSPPPTSGLESDSLSPRNSGLLDALLHEAKTLSSAKNHASDKSSNSSTPGDIAEGSNFNICETEWEKCGEPLSPMGNSATSLFSECISASGSSLDEQPPAETVTESHLKSEPADCVLTPEIQKEAPIRLDSSRPDTLLASNWLEQGSGYDKDQAILTNAISSLLGDDLRNEYKNMAEGTSISSQAWGLDSCAWNNMPAVCQMSELP